In the Gossypium arboreum isolate Shixiya-1 chromosome 10, ASM2569848v2, whole genome shotgun sequence genome, one interval contains:
- the LOC108488735 gene encoding uncharacterized protein LOC108488735 has product MEDQWSPLSWGFCSQQEGLDELKHTLLFTTWELETTVRSAKEEITKRELELFHLKDVLTKTMKERDEAQCRCQKLMVEKFMLEQQLQHKEQPKQQQNQQDTASLSGVSSSEDESNSNISLVSSPGLDSLPQPSLPQEALKLAANRPLPEKGRLLQAVKDAGPLLQNLLLAGPLPRWQHPPPQLAAIEIPPVGISSPSKQVNGCLSKKRGPENIEGLESSPNNKHHKVALY; this is encoded by the exons ATGGAAGACCAATGGAGTCCACTTAGCTGGGGTTTTTGCTCTCAACAAGAG GGTTTGGATGAGTTAAAGCATACCCTTTTGTTTACAACCTGGGAGCTAGAGACCACGGTGAGATCAGCTAAAGAGGAGATTACTAAGAGAGAACTTGAACTGTTTCATCTCAAAGATGTTTTAACCAAGACAATGAAAGAGAGAGATGAAGCTCAATGTAGATGCCAGAAGCTTATGGTGGAGAAATTCATGCTTGAGCAACAATTGCAACACAAAGAGCAGCCAAAACAGCAACAAAACCAGCAGGACACTGCTTCACTGTCTGGTGTTTCTAGCAGTGAAGATGAATCCAATTCCAACATAAGTTTAGTTTCATCTCCAGGTTTGGACTCATTGCCACAACCATCTCTTCCCCAAGAAGCCTTGAAACTAGCAGCTAATAGGCCACTACCTGAGAAAGGGAGGCTGCTTCAGGCAGTGAAGGACGCCGGTCCGCTCCTTCAGAACCTTTTATTAGCCGGACCGCTCCCTCGATGGCAGCATCCACCACCTCAACTCGCCGCCATCGAGATCCCACCGGTGGGTATCTCTTCCCCTAGTAAGCAAGTTAATGGCTGTTTAAGCAAGAAGAGAGGTCCAGAGAACATTGAAGGCTTAGAATCTTCCCCTAACAACAAGCACCACAAGGTTGCTCTCTATTGA